One Ktedonobacteraceae bacterium genomic window carries:
- a CDS encoding phosphatidylglycerol lysyltransferase domain-containing protein — MLEMRFPRWGYIAQHLRVKREVLALAVAVMGIINELTVLLPARPGRFSLFINLLNLLAPFSLSIWPFVNTGRTIALVLGFFLLLLAWGLVRGKRRAWEITIVLLPLSAIAHLLKGLDFEEAFLTIILWFALIANKRLFRVASDPWHMRQGIILLIAGFTLLFIYSMSGFYLLQKQIILPGTFGGVVHSWLQRLVNLPSTELTPLTRRAAWFLQSIPWLSATVLLTGIFFLLRPVSERWWIAYQKDRLAQARQKMMELVYRYGSHTLSFFALAPQNLYYLAPHAEGVVSYRLANTVAVVLGDPICVPGSFEYVTRQFLELCRLQGWQVAFYQAHPEYLPVYRALGLSTFKIGEEAMLHPQHFTLSGSAMANVRTSSRRAERDGVTIHWYEGAPPREVLERLRGVSNAWLEHKGERRGTEMGFSMGRLDELADTAARADAVAEIRSKQGDTYAAAFPRFVTGIALDRAGEPCAFVTFTPIYGSYPAGTGEGDGAREGWGWALDLMRRLPNAPPGTIELLIVQGIERFKQRGAQVVSLGMVAMADTRGETTASQRQLASFVSEHLRLLETHRTLFRFKQKFQPRWESRYVVASTPLALPRIALALLRVHNS; from the coding sequence ATGCTAGAAATGCGATTTCCTCGATGGGGCTACATAGCACAACACTTGAGAGTGAAGCGTGAGGTGCTGGCCCTCGCTGTCGCCGTTATGGGCATTATTAACGAATTAACGGTGCTGCTGCCAGCACGACCGGGGCGCTTTAGTCTTTTTATCAATCTCCTCAACCTGCTTGCTCCCTTTTCCCTTTCGATCTGGCCATTTGTGAATACGGGACGTACTATTGCCCTCGTTCTCGGCTTTTTCCTGCTCTTGCTGGCATGGGGGCTGGTTCGCGGGAAACGCCGGGCCTGGGAAATTACTATTGTCCTGTTACCACTTTCAGCAATTGCTCATCTCCTTAAGGGGCTTGATTTTGAAGAAGCTTTTCTGACCATCATCCTATGGTTCGCGCTGATCGCGAACAAACGGCTCTTCCGTGTTGCAAGCGATCCCTGGCATATGAGACAGGGAATTATCTTGCTCATTGCAGGCTTCACCCTGTTATTCATCTATAGCATGAGCGGTTTTTATCTCTTGCAGAAACAAATCATCCTGCCAGGAACTTTTGGAGGGGTTGTCCACTCATGGCTCCAGCGCCTGGTGAATTTGCCCTCCACAGAATTGACGCCTCTTACAAGACGAGCGGCCTGGTTCCTGCAGTCGATCCCCTGGCTGTCGGCGACGGTGCTTTTAACAGGGATATTCTTCTTACTACGCCCGGTGAGCGAGCGCTGGTGGATAGCCTACCAGAAAGATCGCCTGGCGCAGGCGCGGCAAAAGATGATGGAACTGGTGTACCGTTATGGTAGCCACACGCTCTCATTCTTCGCGCTGGCCCCGCAGAATCTTTACTACCTGGCTCCTCATGCTGAGGGCGTCGTGAGCTACCGGCTTGCAAATACTGTTGCAGTGGTTTTGGGTGATCCCATCTGCGTGCCAGGGTCTTTTGAGTATGTGACGCGCCAATTTCTTGAACTCTGCCGGTTACAGGGCTGGCAAGTCGCATTCTACCAGGCCCATCCAGAATATCTCCCGGTCTATCGCGCGCTGGGTCTGAGCACCTTCAAGATAGGTGAAGAGGCGATGCTACACCCGCAGCACTTTACGCTCTCCGGCTCCGCTATGGCGAATGTACGTACCAGCTCTCGACGCGCCGAACGAGATGGTGTGACGATTCATTGGTACGAGGGAGCGCCACCACGGGAGGTCTTAGAGCGATTGCGCGGAGTTTCGAATGCCTGGCTGGAACATAAGGGGGAAAGGCGGGGGACGGAAATGGGGTTCAGCATGGGCCGGCTGGATGAACTGGCGGATACCGCGGCCCGGGCCGATGCTGTGGCGGAAATCCGTTCGAAGCAGGGCGATACATATGCGGCAGCTTTCCCGCGCTTCGTTACCGGTATTGCCCTCGACCGGGCGGGCGAACCATGCGCGTTTGTCACATTTACACCCATTTATGGTTCTTATCCAGCAGGAACAGGCGAAGGCGATGGAGCGAGAGAAGGCTGGGGCTGGGCGCTCGATTTAATGAGAAGGTTGCCCAACGCGCCTCCCGGAACGATAGAGTTATTGATTGTGCAGGGCATTGAGCGATTCAAGCAGCGGGGAGCGCAGGTGGTAAGCCTCGGCATGGTCGCTATGGCCGATACGAGGGGAGAAACTACCGCGAGCCAGCGCCAGCTCGCCAGTTTCGTTTCGGAACACCTGCGACTGCTAGAAACACATCGCACCCTGTTTCGTTTCAAACAAAAGTTTCAGCCACGCTGGGAGAGCCGTTACGTGGTCGCGAGTACACCGCTAGCGTTGCCCAGAATCGCTCTCGCGTTGCTACGCGTCCACAATTCGTGA
- a CDS encoding alpha/beta hydrolase-fold protein: MKRFIHASRKYLKGGRALSSAPFLLSLCIGLLSGLMLFGGVLSNLVSFIIQTGFDPLRAQLIAALLLTAGGSLIGAFVGQRKLGALLGATIIFCSGYLLGFIELETRPTYDAGGHLEPLNTAALVHTSFVMLALGLLCAFSGAAIGVAFAEVLLHPVYQLGRSLWNNYRHKNASLKQPFQKSGQAGGFFASLRMTWLGVLSLLVVLVLATGGGDLFLYSPDTGLHLAPEIASRQSLPAHGTIVRDSLISPALGGQRRTFLIYLPPSYNTPQGRTRRYPTLYLLHGSPGGERDWFSAGKANESADTLIALGKIPELIIVSPDGNGFEKGPSEWGNSADQRQLMETFVARDLVNYVDAKYRTIPEAAYRGIGGLSMGGFGAANIGIHHPDVFGFVISLGGYFHAQGLIWGNNPAYIRENSPATVLLTDKAAWSLQFYLADGIQDHPYYEDTLQFVKELAALHISYHFDRQNGYHSWTLWQAFLYKALLWLHWGT; this comes from the coding sequence ATGAAAAGGTTCATACATGCTTCTCGCAAGTATTTGAAAGGAGGGCGCGCTTTATCCTCCGCCCCGTTCTTGCTCTCTTTATGCATTGGCTTGCTGAGTGGCCTGATGCTCTTTGGCGGCGTTTTGAGCAACCTGGTTTCATTCATTATCCAGACAGGTTTTGATCCATTACGAGCGCAACTGATTGCGGCGCTGCTTTTGACGGCAGGTGGTTCCTTGATAGGAGCATTTGTAGGACAACGCAAGCTGGGCGCGTTGCTGGGAGCCACAATTATCTTCTGCTCCGGCTATCTCCTGGGTTTTATAGAACTTGAAACGCGGCCCACCTATGATGCCGGTGGACATCTTGAGCCATTGAATACAGCGGCCCTGGTGCATACGTCTTTCGTAATGCTTGCGCTCGGACTGCTTTGCGCGTTCAGCGGCGCGGCGATTGGGGTTGCGTTCGCGGAGGTTTTGCTGCACCCCGTTTACCAGCTCGGTCGCTCTCTCTGGAACAATTACCGGCACAAAAATGCGAGTTTGAAGCAACCGTTTCAGAAAAGTGGCCAGGCCGGGGGATTCTTCGCTTCGCTCAGAATGACATGGCTGGGAGTTCTCTCGCTGCTGGTAGTGCTGGTGCTGGCAACGGGAGGAGGGGATCTGTTCCTGTATTCGCCAGATACGGGTCTACACCTGGCGCCTGAAATTGCCAGCAGGCAAAGCTTGCCTGCGCACGGTACGATTGTGCGGGACAGCCTGATCAGTCCAGCACTGGGAGGACAGCGGCGAACATTTCTGATCTATTTGCCGCCTTCATATAATACCCCGCAAGGGCGGACAAGACGCTATCCGACGCTGTATTTGCTGCATGGTTCGCCAGGAGGAGAAAGGGACTGGTTTTCCGCGGGCAAGGCAAATGAATCGGCGGACACGTTAATCGCGCTGGGCAAGATTCCGGAACTGATCATTGTCTCGCCCGATGGTAACGGATTTGAAAAGGGGCCTAGCGAGTGGGGCAATAGCGCCGATCAACGTCAATTGATGGAAACCTTCGTGGCCAGGGACCTGGTCAACTACGTGGATGCGAAGTACCGCACGATTCCTGAAGCGGCCTACAGGGGCATTGGAGGGCTTTCGATGGGTGGATTCGGCGCGGCCAATATTGGGATACATCACCCGGATGTATTTGGGTTTGTGATCTCACTTGGCGGCTATTTCCACGCTCAGGGCCTGATCTGGGGCAATAATCCGGCCTACATACGGGAAAATAGTCCTGCCACGGTTCTCCTCACTGATAAAGCGGCATGGTCACTACAGTTTTATCTCGCCGACGGCATACAGGATCACCCATACTACGAAGATACGCTGCAGTTCGTGA